The Devosia sp. MC521 genome has a segment encoding these proteins:
- the yidD gene encoding membrane protein insertion efficiency factor YidD — protein MHRFIDMMWRVIDLPFKFAAVFLITLYRYTLSAFTGRTCRHLPTCSEFTRDSIWRFGFWPGGWMGAARLWRCRPGGSHGYDPVPEALPEGQWYAPWRYGRWK, from the coding sequence ATGCATCGATTCATCGATATGATGTGGCGCGTGATCGATCTGCCGTTCAAGTTTGCGGCAGTTTTTCTCATTACGCTCTATCGCTATACGCTCTCGGCATTTACCGGCCGGACGTGTCGACACCTTCCAACGTGCTCGGAGTTTACTCGAGATAGTATTTGGCGCTTCGGCTTTTGGCCGGGGGGCTGGATGGGGGCGGCGCGGCTGTGGCGTTGTCGCCCGGGCGGCTCGCATGGTTATGATCCAGTGCCGGAGGCGTTGCCTGAGGGGCAGTGGTATGCGCCCTGGCGCTATGGGCGCTGGAAATAG
- the folE gene encoding GTP cyclohydrolase I FolE, producing MDAQINALKASDDTRSATTRPTREEAEAAVRTLIAWAGDDPTREGLLETPARVTKAYGELFSGYAQDEKSVLSKTFKEVGGYDDLVLVKGIPFYAHCEHHMVPFYGKAHIAYLPHDGVVGLSKLARLVEVFARRLQTQETMTAQIIDAINENLNPRGAAVMLEAEHMCMTMRGVKAHDVSTVTHRFTGVFAEDRVEQDRFFAMVTR from the coding sequence ATGGACGCTCAAATTAACGCGCTCAAGGCGAGTGATGACACACGCTCGGCGACCACGCGCCCAACGCGCGAAGAAGCAGAGGCGGCAGTCCGCACTTTGATCGCATGGGCTGGCGACGACCCAACGCGTGAAGGCCTACTCGAAACTCCTGCTCGCGTCACCAAAGCCTATGGCGAGCTGTTTTCTGGCTATGCGCAGGACGAAAAGTCCGTTCTCTCTAAGACTTTCAAAGAGGTCGGCGGATACGACGATCTTGTCCTCGTGAAGGGCATCCCGTTCTACGCACACTGCGAACACCACATGGTCCCCTTCTACGGCAAGGCCCATATCGCATACCTGCCGCACGATGGCGTTGTTGGCCTCTCTAAGCTTGCGCGTCTGGTTGAAGTGTTCGCGCGCCGCCTGCAGACGCAGGAAACGATGACCGCTCAGATCATCGACGCGATCAACGAAAACCTCAACCCGCGCGGCGCAGCTGTTATGCTTGAAGCGGAGCACATGTGCATGACCATGCGCGGCGTAAAGGCCCACGATGTCTCGACCGTCACTCACCGCTTCACCGGCGTTTTCGCGGAAGACCGCGTTGAGCAGGACCGCTTCTTTGCCATGGTCACGCGCTAA
- a CDS encoding iron-sulfur cluster assembly scaffold protein, with protein sequence MEQETASLMELNDLYSEKILDLAANAPNPGRLAAPDGTARKVAKVCGSLIEVDLSIQNGVITGYGHKVSACALGQTSASVVAREIVGTSVAEFSVLRDVMLAMLTVDGPVPAGKWADLAYLEPVRAFPHRHASTMLVFEAVLAAIENAESKQAHGAQS encoded by the coding sequence TTGGAACAAGAAACTGCCTCGCTGATGGAATTGAACGATCTTTATTCAGAAAAGATCCTTGATCTGGCGGCAAACGCGCCAAATCCGGGGCGATTGGCAGCGCCCGATGGCACAGCTCGGAAGGTGGCGAAGGTCTGTGGGTCTTTAATCGAAGTGGACCTATCTATACAGAATGGCGTGATCACTGGTTATGGCCATAAAGTCTCCGCCTGCGCACTTGGACAAACGTCAGCTTCGGTTGTGGCCAGAGAGATCGTTGGAACGTCGGTGGCGGAGTTCTCAGTATTGCGCGATGTGATGTTGGCTATGCTGACCGTTGACGGGCCCGTGCCAGCTGGGAAGTGGGCCGATCTGGCATATCTTGAGCCGGTACGAGCATTCCCTCACCGGCACGCTTCCACCATGTTGGTCTTTGAGGCTGTATTGGCGGCAATAGAGAATGCTGAGTCAAAACAAGCTCATGGCGCGCAAAGCTGA